A window of the Vibrio pomeroyi genome harbors these coding sequences:
- the thrS gene encoding threonine--tRNA ligase, producing MPIITLPDGSQRQFDNPVSTLDVALSIGPGLAKATIAGRVDGERVDACDLIENDASLEIITAKDEVDGLEIVRHSCAHLLGHAVKQLFPEAKMAIGPTIDNGFYYDIDLEHSLTQEDLEKIEKRMKELAKTKYQVVKKKVSWQEARDAFEARGETYKIEILDENVSKDDRPGLYHHEEYIDMCRGPHVPNMSFCQHFTLLNVAGAYWRGNSDNKMLQRIYGTAFHDKKALKAHLVRLEEAAKRDHRKIGKALDLFHMQQEAPGMVFWHHNGWTIFRELEVFIRQKLTEYEYQEVKGPLMMDRVLWERSGHWDKYAEAMFTTSSENREYAIKPMNCPGHVQIFNQGLKSYRDLPLRMAEFGSCHRNEPSGALHGIMRVRGFTQDDAHVFCTEDQVQQEVKACIDMVYDTYTTFGFENIVVKLSTRPEQRVGSDEMWDRAEADLKQALEALEIAYEIQEGEGAFYGPKIEFTLHDCLDRAWQCGTVQLDFALPERLGATYVGEDNERHTPVMIHRAILGSLERFIGILIEEYAGFFPTWLAPEQAVVMGITDKQSEYVQEITKKLQKSGFRVKADLRNEKIGFKIREHTLKRVPFMLVCGDQEMEAGEIAVRTRKGKDLGKFKVDDFISYIQAEVSSRKLNLEE from the coding sequence ATGCCAATTATTACTCTTCCTGACGGTAGTCAGCGTCAATTTGACAACCCTGTATCAACTCTAGATGTTGCCCTATCAATCGGTCCTGGTCTTGCGAAAGCAACCATTGCTGGTCGTGTAGACGGCGAGCGTGTTGATGCTTGTGATCTTATCGAAAACGATGCAAGCCTAGAAATCATCACAGCTAAAGATGAAGTTGATGGCCTTGAGATCGTTCGTCACTCTTGTGCTCACCTTTTAGGCCACGCGGTTAAGCAGCTTTTTCCAGAAGCGAAAATGGCGATCGGTCCTACCATCGATAACGGTTTCTACTACGATATCGACCTTGAGCACTCTCTAACGCAAGAAGATCTAGAAAAGATCGAAAAGCGCATGAAAGAGCTAGCGAAGACCAAGTACCAGGTTGTTAAGAAGAAAGTTAGCTGGCAGGAAGCGCGCGACGCATTCGAAGCTCGCGGCGAAACTTACAAGATTGAAATCTTGGACGAGAACGTTTCTAAAGACGATCGTCCAGGTCTGTACCACCACGAAGAATACATCGATATGTGTCGTGGTCCACACGTGCCTAACATGAGCTTCTGTCAGCACTTCACTCTACTTAACGTAGCGGGTGCTTACTGGCGTGGTAATAGTGACAACAAGATGCTTCAACGTATCTACGGCACTGCATTTCACGACAAGAAGGCGCTTAAAGCTCACCTTGTGCGCCTAGAAGAAGCGGCTAAACGTGACCACCGTAAAATCGGTAAAGCGCTTGACCTATTCCACATGCAGCAAGAAGCACCAGGCATGGTGTTCTGGCACCACAACGGTTGGACTATCTTCCGTGAGCTAGAAGTATTTATTCGTCAGAAACTGACTGAGTACGAATACCAAGAAGTTAAAGGCCCATTAATGATGGACCGTGTTCTTTGGGAACGCTCTGGTCACTGGGACAAGTACGCAGAAGCAATGTTCACGACTTCTTCAGAGAACCGTGAATACGCTATCAAGCCAATGAACTGTCCTGGTCACGTTCAAATCTTCAACCAAGGTTTGAAATCTTACCGTGATCTACCGCTACGTATGGCTGAGTTTGGCTCATGTCACCGTAACGAGCCGTCTGGCGCACTTCACGGCATCATGCGTGTTCGTGGCTTCACTCAAGATGATGCTCACGTATTCTGTACTGAAGACCAAGTTCAACAAGAAGTTAAAGCTTGTATTGATATGGTTTACGATACTTACACAACTTTCGGTTTCGAAAACATTGTTGTTAAGCTATCTACTCGTCCAGAACAGCGTGTAGGTTCAGACGAAATGTGGGACCGTGCAGAGGCCGACCTTAAGCAAGCGCTAGAAGCATTAGAGATTGCATACGAGATTCAAGAAGGCGAGGGCGCGTTCTACGGACCTAAGATTGAATTTACTTTGCATGATTGTTTGGACCGCGCATGGCAATGTGGTACAGTGCAGCTCGATTTTGCATTACCAGAACGTTTAGGTGCTACTTACGTAGGTGAAGATAACGAGCGTCACACGCCAGTTATGATCCACCGCGCGATTTTAGGTTCACTAGAACGCTTCATCGGTATTCTTATTGAAGAATACGCTGGTTTCTTCCCAACGTGGTTGGCACCAGAACAAGCGGTTGTAATGGGCATTACAGACAAACAGTCTGAATATGTACAAGAAATTACGAAAAAACTGCAAAAAAGTGGATTTAGAGTCAAAGCAGACTTGAGAAATGAGAAGATTGGCTTTAAAATCCGCGAACATACTTTGAAACGTGTACCGTTCATGCTTGTGTGTGGTGACCAAGAAATGGAAGCCGGCGAAATTGCAGTACGTACACGTAAAGGTAAAGACCTTGGCAAGTTTAAAGTGGATGACTTTATTTCATACATCCAAGCTGAGGTTTCAAGCCGTAAGCTCAATCTGGAGGAATAG
- a CDS encoding DUF3187 family protein — MEKQATLISFIPSLSLIITAAIYTPAIWANKDYGPLISYTQAPLQSVRLTPTLRSGFPLEENKIEIFTALTAASIWANSHDYHLDYYQNQLQSGLRWQLTQAWQVEFNYRYLYAANNHLDKITINFHDLFDIDQAGRDRKERHQFDIYAPDHGINIRDFSGDTLTSAFTLYTQYQIIDIENHGLSFGVSLYHNNVSHGAFEGSSTEQSAQFNYAYQLDINTFYTSLGLANQSNRDVENGFSHKKTTWSWMGGYQLTLFDNHELHLEYRWYEGAEDGETEFSEPANEMMFGYRYVMQRSAVEISIIENIFNMDNSTDVAFQLAYRHQW, encoded by the coding sequence ATGGAGAAACAGGCTACTTTAATATCGTTCATACCCTCTTTATCGTTAATCATAACTGCTGCTATTTACACTCCAGCGATATGGGCCAATAAAGATTACGGCCCCTTAATTAGTTACACCCAAGCACCATTGCAATCCGTTCGTCTCACTCCGACACTTCGCTCTGGTTTCCCACTCGAAGAGAATAAAATTGAAATATTTACCGCGTTAACTGCCGCAAGTATCTGGGCCAATTCCCACGACTACCATTTAGACTATTATCAGAATCAACTTCAATCTGGTTTACGATGGCAATTAACTCAAGCGTGGCAAGTCGAGTTCAATTACCGTTACCTTTACGCCGCCAACAATCACCTCGACAAAATCACCATCAACTTTCATGACCTATTCGACATTGACCAAGCTGGGCGCGATCGAAAGGAACGACATCAATTTGATATTTACGCACCAGACCACGGCATCAATATTCGAGACTTCTCCGGCGACACGTTGACTAGCGCTTTCACCCTCTACACTCAATACCAAATCATAGATATTGAAAACCACGGCTTATCTTTTGGTGTCTCCCTCTATCATAACAATGTCAGCCACGGTGCATTCGAAGGAAGCAGCACCGAGCAAAGCGCTCAATTCAACTATGCATACCAACTCGATATCAATACCTTCTATACAAGCCTAGGGTTGGCGAATCAGTCTAATCGAGATGTAGAGAATGGTTTTTCACATAAGAAAACGACATGGTCATGGATGGGCGGCTATCAACTCACGCTATTTGACAACCATGAATTGCACCTAGAATATCGTTGGTATGAAGGCGCAGAAGATGGCGAAACTGAGTTTTCAGAGCCAGCGAATGAAATGATGTTTGGTTATCGCTATGTAATGCAACGCTCGGCAGTTGAGATATCCATCATCGAGAACATCTTCAATATGGACAACTCCACCGATGTCGCCTTTCAATTGGCTTATCGGCATCAGTGGTAA
- a CDS encoding sporulation protein has product MFKKLKASLGIGAAKVDTVLDNIDVFQGGELSGNVHIIGGDVEQQIDLINLVLNTEVKVEVEDSTSYETFSLGRIQAVEPFVIQPGETKLVPFRLKLNDETPVTALNAQMNQCHVWVETNLDIGFAIDPKDRDFISVHPLPTVAKIIQGVEASGMAMVKADVEKGFLKGNNFASRSGCYQEIEFRSGGFMNNKEIELSFIVEGSMVHCLAEIDRSMSFRGDQYISFSLPANAADSDIRNAVSRIMSA; this is encoded by the coding sequence ATGTTTAAGAAATTGAAGGCCTCGTTGGGCATCGGTGCGGCAAAGGTCGATACCGTCTTAGATAATATTGACGTTTTCCAAGGTGGCGAGTTGTCTGGCAATGTTCACATCATTGGTGGCGACGTTGAGCAACAAATCGACCTGATCAACTTAGTTCTCAACACAGAAGTGAAAGTCGAAGTAGAAGACAGCACCAGTTACGAAACCTTTTCACTTGGTCGTATTCAAGCTGTAGAGCCTTTCGTTATCCAACCGGGCGAAACCAAACTCGTTCCATTCCGTCTAAAGCTGAATGATGAAACGCCAGTCACTGCATTGAACGCACAAATGAACCAGTGCCATGTGTGGGTAGAAACGAACCTAGATATCGGCTTCGCGATTGACCCTAAAGACCGAGACTTTATCTCCGTTCATCCACTGCCAACAGTTGCTAAAATCATCCAAGGTGTCGAAGCATCGGGCATGGCAATGGTGAAAGCTGATGTAGAGAAGGGCTTCTTGAAAGGCAACAACTTTGCTTCACGTTCGGGTTGTTACCAAGAGATTGAATTCCGTAGCGGCGGCTTTATGAATAACAAAGAGATCGAGCTGTCATTCATCGTTGAAGGCTCTATGGTTCACTGCTTAGCTGAAATCGACCGCTCAATGAGCTTCCGTGGTGACCAATACATCTCATTCAGCTTACCTGCTAATGCAGCTGACTCAGACATTCGTAACGCAGTTTCAAGAATCATGAGCGCGTAG
- the hutC gene encoding histidine utilization repressor gives MSKAPLYLQIKQFIDDKISNGHWPVGYQITTELELTEQFNVSRMTVNKAIRDLVSEGKLIRKPRLGTFVCEPEEKAQSPLLDINNIAQEIKDRGQTYTSQVIKHDSIKADESTATRLGVMINAEVFYSEIIHFADNTPIQLEARWVNSQAAPNYLEQDFSTSTPNEYLSKSCPLSAIEHTVEAIIPDSNIRQALKLTESEPCLLLNRRTWSKERLISFALLYHPGSKYKLSSKIVLD, from the coding sequence ATGTCGAAAGCGCCGCTCTACCTTCAGATAAAACAGTTCATAGACGACAAGATTAGCAATGGTCATTGGCCGGTGGGTTATCAAATTACCACCGAACTCGAACTCACAGAGCAGTTCAATGTGAGTCGAATGACGGTGAATAAAGCAATTCGAGATCTTGTGTCTGAAGGCAAGCTCATCAGGAAGCCAAGACTGGGCACTTTTGTGTGTGAGCCAGAGGAAAAAGCGCAATCTCCCCTACTTGATATCAACAACATCGCCCAAGAGATCAAAGACCGTGGCCAAACCTACACAAGCCAAGTGATCAAGCACGATAGTATCAAGGCTGATGAAAGCACCGCCACACGGTTAGGTGTGATGATCAATGCAGAAGTATTCTATAGTGAAATCATCCACTTTGCCGATAACACGCCGATACAACTGGAAGCGCGCTGGGTGAACTCTCAAGCTGCTCCAAACTATCTAGAGCAAGACTTTTCAACCTCAACGCCCAATGAATATCTTTCAAAAAGCTGCCCATTGAGTGCGATTGAACACACCGTCGAGGCCATCATTCCAGACTCTAATATCCGTCAGGCATTAAAACTAACGGAATCAGAACCTTGCTTGCTTCTCAATAGAAGAACATGGAGCAAGGAACGCCTTATCAGCTTTGCATTACTCTACCACCCTGGCTCTAAGTACAAATTAAGCTCTAAGATAGTTTTAGATTAA
- the hutI gene encoding imidazolonepropionase, protein MNLILKNARVVSMSSGADGYQPSSLQDIVIENGKIVSLSHSSDESLHCETADVSRSVDHIIYDCKNKLVTPGLIDCHTHLVFAGNRANEFEQRLNGVSYTDIAKKGGGILATVTATRAAQEAELVEMALTRLDGLLRSGVTSVEVKSGYGLTLEDELKMLRAAKALENHRRIKVTTTLLAAHAVPPEYKEQPERYIDLVCQEIIPKAAEQGLADAVDVFCESIGFNLEQTERVFAAAKEHGLAIKGHTEQLSNMGGSALAAKYGALSVDHVEYLDETGVKALAKSGTVATLLPGAFYFLKEAQQPPIALLREHNIPMAIATDLNPGTSPFADLTLMMNMSCTLFGTTPEEALRGVTCHAAAAIGESQDRGKIEVAYAADLAIWNIEHPADLSYQVGVPHLHKRIVNGEVCHDAI, encoded by the coding sequence ATGAATTTGATCCTCAAAAATGCACGAGTGGTTTCGATGAGCTCGGGAGCAGATGGTTATCAACCTTCTTCCCTTCAAGATATCGTTATCGAAAACGGTAAGATCGTATCTCTATCTCACTCAAGCGATGAGTCACTTCATTGTGAAACAGCGGATGTTAGCCGCTCTGTTGATCACATCATCTACGACTGCAAAAACAAGCTCGTTACCCCAGGGCTGATTGACTGCCACACTCACCTTGTATTTGCAGGCAATCGCGCCAATGAATTTGAACAACGTTTAAATGGTGTGTCTTACACCGACATCGCGAAAAAAGGCGGTGGTATTTTAGCAACGGTAACGGCGACTCGAGCAGCACAAGAAGCCGAGTTAGTTGAGATGGCGCTGACTAGATTAGACGGGCTTCTGAGAAGTGGCGTCACCAGCGTTGAAGTAAAGTCAGGCTACGGTTTAACGCTTGAAGACGAACTCAAGATGTTACGTGCTGCTAAAGCCTTAGAAAATCACCGTCGTATCAAGGTCACCACCACACTCCTTGCAGCACATGCTGTACCACCGGAATATAAAGAACAGCCAGAACGTTACATTGATCTGGTCTGCCAAGAGATCATCCCTAAAGCCGCAGAGCAAGGACTAGCCGATGCAGTCGACGTATTCTGTGAATCGATCGGCTTTAACCTAGAGCAAACCGAGCGTGTGTTTGCGGCTGCTAAAGAACATGGGCTAGCGATCAAAGGCCACACAGAGCAGCTTTCTAACATGGGCGGCAGCGCGCTTGCCGCGAAATACGGTGCTCTCTCTGTTGATCATGTTGAGTACCTAGATGAAACCGGAGTAAAAGCACTGGCGAAATCAGGCACAGTTGCAACATTACTGCCCGGTGCTTTCTACTTCTTGAAAGAGGCTCAACAGCCACCAATCGCCCTACTTCGCGAGCACAACATCCCAATGGCAATTGCGACCGACTTGAATCCCGGCACCTCACCTTTTGCTGATTTAACACTGATGATGAACATGAGCTGCACGTTATTTGGTACGACGCCTGAAGAAGCGTTGCGTGGTGTTACTTGCCATGCTGCAGCTGCCATTGGCGAATCGCAAGACAGGGGCAAAATTGAAGTCGCCTACGCTGCGGACTTGGCTATCTGGAATATCGAGCACCCTGCCGACTTAAGCTATCAAGTCGGTGTTCCCCACCTGCATAAACGCATTGTTAATGGCGAGGTATGTCATGACGCAATCTAA
- the hutG gene encoding formimidoylglutamase yields the protein MTQSKPNSTNATTVTTHNFVWTGRNDLEDGELGTRIHHITKQVQSTDLNDELTDNAVALVGFASDAGVARNKGRVGAKQAPNLIRQALANMAWHSDAHIADLGDVECNDSQLEVSQKQCASVIANALSTNKVITLGGGHEVAWASFQGLAEHLHKAQPERKPKIGIVNFDAHFDLREFESDIADVKPSSGTPFNQISDYCHTHQWPFHYACLGVSAASNTKALFNKADQLGVWYEHDRDITQVNQIAQLVKLQKFIAECDYLYLTIDLDVFPAATAPGVSAPAARGVSYEALAPFLEQIFKHSEKLIIADIAEYNPDYDVDCQTARLAARLCWDIASAMASD from the coding sequence ATGACGCAATCTAAACCCAACAGCACTAACGCAACTACAGTCACCACCCACAACTTTGTGTGGACGGGACGCAATGATCTTGAAGATGGCGAACTCGGTACTCGCATTCATCACATTACCAAGCAAGTACAGAGTACTGATTTAAATGACGAACTTACTGACAACGCTGTTGCCTTGGTTGGTTTCGCCAGCGATGCTGGAGTGGCAAGAAATAAAGGACGTGTTGGCGCGAAACAAGCACCTAATTTGATTCGTCAAGCGTTGGCCAATATGGCTTGGCACAGTGATGCACATATTGCTGATCTTGGTGATGTTGAATGTAACGACAGTCAATTAGAAGTGAGCCAAAAACAGTGTGCTTCTGTGATTGCCAATGCGCTATCAACCAACAAAGTGATTACCCTTGGCGGTGGTCACGAAGTGGCTTGGGCGTCTTTCCAGGGCCTAGCTGAACATCTACATAAAGCTCAACCAGAGCGCAAGCCTAAGATAGGCATCGTTAATTTTGATGCTCACTTTGACCTTCGAGAATTCGAAAGCGACATCGCTGACGTTAAACCCAGTTCAGGTACACCATTTAATCAGATCAGCGATTACTGCCACACACATCAGTGGCCATTCCATTACGCTTGCCTAGGTGTGAGTGCCGCCAGCAATACCAAAGCACTGTTCAATAAAGCCGATCAACTCGGTGTGTGGTACGAACATGATCGCGATATCACCCAAGTAAACCAAATAGCTCAACTGGTTAAGTTGCAAAAATTCATCGCTGAGTGTGATTACCTCTACCTCACTATTGACCTTGACGTATTCCCTGCTGCGACTGCGCCAGGTGTCAGTGCCCCAGCAGCAAGAGGCGTTAGCTATGAAGCGCTCGCACCTTTTCTAGAACAGATTTTCAAACACAGTGAAAAACTCATTATCGCGGACATTGCGGAATACAACCCAGACTACGACGTCGACTGCCAAACGGCTCGATTAGCGGCGCGTTTGTGTTGGGATATAGCTTCAGCAATGGCCAGTGACTAA
- the hutU gene encoding urocanate hydratase, with protein sequence MTEHHNSDPRLDTTREIRAPHGTTLRAKSWLTEAPLRMLMNNLDPDVAEHPHALVVYGGIGRVARDWKCYDKIVEVLERLEDDQTLLVQSGKPVGVFPTHKNAPRVLIANSNLVPHWANWEHFNELDKEGLMMYGQMTAGSWIYIGSQGIVQGTYETFVAIAKKHFQGEAKGKWVLTGGLGGMGGAQPLAATMAGFSMIAVECDESRIDYRLRTGYVDKKATSLDEAMAMIKESDTPISVGLLGNAADVFPELVERNITPDVVTDQTSAHDPLNGYLPQGWTMEKAAQERTIDEAKVVKAAKQSMAIQVQAMLDLQYRGAATVDYGNNIRQMALEEGVENAFDFPGFVPAYIRQLFCEGIGPFRWAALSGDPEDIYKTDQKVKELIPDNPHLHNWLDMARERIQFQGLPARICWVGLKDRERLGQAFNEMVKNGELKAPVVIGRDHLDSGSVASPNRETEGMMDGSDAVSDWPLLNALLNTAGGATWVSLHHGGGVGMGFSQHSGMVICCDGSEDASQRIARVLHNDPATGVMRHADAGYDIAKQCAKEQQLDLPMLNEELRRL encoded by the coding sequence ATGACGGAACACCACAACAGTGACCCTCGTCTCGACACGACTCGCGAAATTCGCGCACCTCATGGCACCACTTTGCGCGCTAAATCTTGGTTAACAGAAGCACCACTACGTATGCTGATGAACAACCTAGATCCTGATGTGGCAGAACACCCACATGCACTGGTTGTGTATGGTGGTATTGGTCGCGTCGCGCGTGATTGGAAATGTTATGACAAGATTGTAGAAGTATTAGAACGTTTAGAAGATGACCAAACGCTACTTGTCCAGTCAGGTAAACCTGTAGGCGTGTTCCCGACTCATAAAAACGCACCTCGCGTATTAATCGCTAACTCGAACCTTGTTCCACACTGGGCAAACTGGGAACACTTCAACGAGCTCGATAAAGAAGGCTTGATGATGTATGGCCAAATGACTGCAGGCAGCTGGATCTACATCGGATCACAAGGCATCGTTCAAGGTACTTACGAAACCTTTGTCGCTATCGCGAAGAAACACTTCCAAGGCGAAGCCAAAGGTAAATGGGTACTCACAGGTGGCCTTGGCGGCATGGGTGGCGCTCAGCCTCTTGCAGCTACCATGGCTGGCTTCTCAATGATTGCGGTTGAGTGTGATGAATCACGAATCGACTATCGCCTACGTACAGGTTATGTCGACAAGAAAGCCACCAGCTTAGATGAAGCGATGGCTATGATTAAAGAGTCAGACACACCTATTTCTGTTGGCCTACTTGGTAACGCTGCTGATGTGTTCCCTGAGTTAGTAGAGCGCAACATCACGCCAGATGTCGTGACTGACCAAACTTCTGCCCACGATCCTCTGAACGGCTACTTACCGCAAGGATGGACGATGGAGAAAGCCGCACAAGAGCGCACCATTGATGAAGCAAAAGTCGTAAAAGCGGCGAAGCAGTCCATGGCAATTCAAGTTCAAGCGATGCTAGACCTGCAATATCGCGGCGCTGCGACCGTAGATTACGGTAACAACATTCGCCAAATGGCATTGGAAGAAGGCGTAGAAAACGCGTTTGATTTCCCAGGTTTCGTTCCTGCTTATATTCGTCAACTGTTCTGTGAAGGCATCGGTCCATTCCGTTGGGCTGCACTGTCTGGTGACCCAGAAGACATCTACAAAACAGATCAAAAAGTAAAAGAACTGATTCCAGACAACCCACATCTGCACAACTGGCTAGACATGGCGCGTGAACGTATCCAGTTCCAAGGCTTACCGGCTCGTATCTGCTGGGTTGGCTTGAAAGACCGTGAACGTTTAGGTCAAGCATTCAATGAAATGGTGAAAAATGGCGAACTGAAAGCACCAGTAGTGATCGGTCGTGACCACCTAGATTCAGGTTCTGTTGCAAGCCCGAACCGCGAAACAGAAGGCATGATGGATGGATCAGATGCCGTATCAGATTGGCCTCTATTGAACGCACTACTAAACACAGCAGGCGGCGCAACATGGGTTTCTCTGCACCACGGTGGCGGCGTTGGTATGGGCTTCTCGCAACACTCAGGTATGGTGATTTGTTGTGACGGTTCTGAAGATGCATCACAACGTATTGCTCGCGTACTTCACAATGACCCAGCAACCGGCGTTATGCGTCATGCGGATGCGGGTTACGATATTGCCAAGCAGTGTGCGAAAGAACAACAGCTTGATTTACCTATGCTAAACGAAGAACTTCGTCGCCTTTAA
- the hutH gene encoding histidine ammonia-lyase, which yields MLNLLLKPGLLGLSELRKISRSPVNLSLDPAAIPDIEASMQVVEQVIAEDRTVYGINTGFGLLANTKIAPEDLEVLQKSIVLSHAAGIGKFMSDETVRLMMVLKINSLSRGYSGIRLKVINALIDLVNAQVYPCVPQKGSVGASGDLAPLAHMSTVLLGEGQARHNGKIITGLEAMKIAGLEPITLAPKEGLALLNGTQASTAFALEGLFAAEDLFASATVCGAMSVEAALGSRRPFDPRIHRVRGHRGQMDAALAYRHMLDQKSEIGESHTCCEKVQDPYSLRCQPQVMGACLQQIRNSAETLNVEANSVSDNPLVFADDGDIISGGNFHAEPVAMAADNLALAIAEIGSLSERRMALLIDSALSKLPPFLVDNGGVNSGFMIAQVTSAALASENKTLAHPASVDSLPTSANQEDHVSMATFAGRRLRNMAENTRGILAVEYLAAAQGLDFRAPNLSSPRVEEAKQILREKVSFYDKDRYFSPDIEQANLLLKLSVHNHLMPEGLLCSF from the coding sequence ATGTTGAATTTATTACTTAAACCAGGACTTCTAGGCCTATCTGAACTTCGCAAGATCAGTCGTAGCCCGGTGAACTTATCACTCGACCCTGCTGCAATCCCAGATATTGAAGCGAGCATGCAGGTTGTCGAACAAGTGATTGCTGAAGATCGTACTGTCTATGGCATCAACACAGGTTTTGGCTTGTTAGCAAACACCAAAATTGCGCCAGAAGATCTCGAAGTTCTACAAAAAAGTATCGTACTTTCTCACGCGGCAGGCATCGGCAAGTTCATGTCTGATGAGACTGTACGTTTGATGATGGTGCTGAAGATTAACAGCTTGTCTCGTGGCTACTCCGGTATCCGCCTCAAAGTAATTAATGCTCTTATCGATCTTGTGAACGCGCAGGTTTACCCATGTGTACCACAAAAAGGATCAGTTGGCGCATCTGGCGACCTTGCTCCCCTAGCCCACATGAGTACTGTTCTACTTGGTGAAGGCCAAGCACGACATAACGGCAAAATCATTACTGGTTTAGAAGCGATGAAGATCGCAGGGCTAGAGCCAATCACGCTCGCACCGAAAGAAGGTTTAGCGCTACTAAACGGCACACAAGCATCAACCGCATTTGCGTTAGAAGGTCTATTCGCAGCAGAAGATCTGTTTGCGTCTGCAACTGTCTGTGGCGCTATGTCTGTTGAAGCAGCACTCGGTAGTCGCCGCCCATTTGATCCTCGTATTCACCGCGTTCGTGGTCACCGTGGACAAATGGACGCTGCATTAGCTTACCGACATATGCTTGATCAAAAGAGTGAAATTGGTGAATCACACACTTGCTGTGAAAAGGTACAAGACCCGTATTCACTGCGTTGTCAGCCTCAAGTGATGGGCGCGTGTCTCCAGCAGATCCGTAACTCAGCAGAAACGCTAAACGTTGAAGCAAATTCGGTATCTGATAACCCGCTGGTTTTCGCTGACGATGGCGACATCATTTCAGGCGGTAACTTCCACGCAGAGCCTGTTGCAATGGCTGCCGATAATCTTGCATTAGCCATTGCCGAGATCGGTAGCTTGTCAGAGCGTCGAATGGCACTGCTGATTGATAGTGCACTAAGTAAACTTCCACCTTTCTTGGTCGATAATGGCGGTGTTAACTCAGGCTTTATGATCGCTCAGGTCACTTCAGCAGCGTTAGCAAGCGAGAACAAAACACTGGCTCACCCGGCTTCTGTAGACAGCTTGCCAACGTCCGCTAACCAAGAGGATCACGTTTCGATGGCAACCTTTGCGGGTCGTCGTCTTCGTAACATGGCAGAAAACACTCGTGGAATCTTGGCGGTCGAGTACCTAGCAGCAGCACAAGGACTAGACTTCCGAGCACCAAATCTGTCTTCTCCTCGAGTAGAAGAAGCAAAACAAATCCTGCGCGAGAAAGTCAGCTTCTACGACAAAGACCGTTACTTCTCACCTGATATCGAGCAAGCAAACCTACTGCTCAAGTTATCAGTGCATAACCATCTAATGCCAGAAGGCCTACTATGTAGCTTCTAA
- a CDS encoding DUF3581 domain-containing protein, with the protein MFLTPYFSTEDNQFQFTREQASHFAKKVAADFNPIHDEDNKRFCVPGDLLFAVLLQKEGISQKMRFDFSGMVGNGIALSVDNKCQKENSLVDEKGKEYLHMSCEGEKSHDQAFIEHVVTNYVKFSGMNFPHIMVPLMEEQQMMINCQRPLVIYESMEVEFTRLDLSHPEVEFSGATFDVEGKRGIVTLNFDFKEDGEVVGKGVKRMVASGLKPYDQASVDDLVNRFNERKEMFLAQFAAAA; encoded by the coding sequence ATGTTTCTGACACCTTACTTTTCTACTGAAGACAATCAATTTCAATTCACTCGTGAACAAGCTAGCCACTTTGCTAAAAAAGTAGCTGCTGACTTCAACCCTATTCACGATGAAGACAACAAGCGCTTCTGCGTGCCTGGCGATCTTTTGTTTGCAGTTCTCCTGCAAAAAGAAGGCATCAGCCAAAAAATGCGTTTTGATTTTTCAGGTATGGTTGGTAACGGTATTGCACTAAGCGTTGATAACAAGTGTCAAAAAGAAAACTCACTGGTTGACGAGAAAGGCAAAGAGTACCTACACATGTCTTGTGAAGGTGAGAAAAGCCACGATCAAGCATTCATCGAACACGTAGTAACAAACTACGTTAAGTTCTCTGGCATGAACTTCCCACACATCATGGTTCCTCTTATGGAAGAACAACAAATGATGATAAACTGCCAACGCCCTCTTGTGATTTACGAGAGCATGGAAGTTGAATTTACTCGCCTAGACCTGTCTCACCCTGAAGTTGAATTCTCTGGTGCGACTTTTGACGTTGAAGGTAAGCGCGGCATCGTCACCCTGAACTTCGATTTCAAAGAAGATGGCGAAGTAGTAGGTAAAGGTGTGAAGCGCATGGTAGCAAGCGGCCTTAAGCCATACGACCAAGCTTCTGTAGACGACCTAGTAAACCGCTTCAACGAACGCAAAGAGATGTTTCTAGCTCAGTTCGCAGCTGCTGCTTAA